A section of the Helicobacter jaachi genome encodes:
- the aroA gene encoding 3-phosphoshikimate 1-carboxyvinyltransferase: MRITTIAAAKHFEREIQGIATDKSISHRAAMFALLANGRCEVSGYLMGEDTLHTLNIARTLGLQVEQNGDTLTLTPPQAGIQEPSCVLDCGNAGTGMRLYAGLLSGVKGHFVLSGDVYLNARPMRRVIEPLNNIGARIWGRENNAYAPLSIMGSTLQPFYYKSHIASAQVKSAMILASLHTHGVSRFYEPTLSRNHTENMLSGMGVDISTKECADGGYEVEINAQDKKLESFHIHIPADPSSAFYFAVAACVVGAKVVLKNVLLNKTRIEAFKVLESMGAKIAYIHQSATYEEVGDIEVQGGALRAIKVSEKIAWLIDEIPALSVCFAVAKGYSEVRNAKELRVKESDRIYAVVSNLRAMGIECEEFEDGFGVHGGELKKARINSFGDHRIAMSFAIAGLSCGVEIEDSGCIDVSFPNFLELLSHITNVTNYGEKV, encoded by the coding sequence ATGCGCATAACTACAATCGCTGCGGCAAAGCACTTTGAGCGCGAAATTCAAGGCATTGCTACAGATAAGTCTATCTCTCATCGTGCGGCGATGTTTGCTCTTTTAGCCAATGGGCGATGTGAGGTAAGCGGCTATCTTATGGGGGAAGATACGCTCCATACGCTTAATATCGCGCGCACTCTAGGCTTACAGGTGGAGCAAAATGGCGATACGCTTACCCTCACGCCTCCGCAAGCAGGCATACAAGAGCCATCTTGCGTGCTTGATTGCGGTAATGCTGGCACAGGTATGCGGCTGTATGCTGGGCTTTTAAGCGGTGTGAAAGGGCATTTTGTGCTAAGTGGTGATGTGTATTTGAATGCACGCCCGATGCGGCGTGTGATTGAGCCTTTAAATAATATTGGTGCGCGCATTTGGGGGAGAGAAAACAATGCCTATGCGCCTTTAAGTATTATGGGTTCTACTTTGCAGCCTTTTTACTATAAAAGTCATATCGCTTCAGCGCAGGTAAAAAGTGCGATGATTTTAGCAAGCCTGCACACGCATGGTGTGTCTAGATTCTATGAGCCAACTTTAAGCCGCAATCACACAGAAAATATGTTAAGCGGCATGGGTGTGGATATAAGCACCAAAGAGTGCGCAGATGGCGGCTATGAAGTGGAGATTAACGCGCAGGATAAAAAATTAGAATCTTTTCATATACATATCCCAGCTGACCCATCAAGTGCATTTTACTTTGCTGTGGCAGCTTGCGTGGTGGGCGCAAAAGTGGTGCTTAAAAATGTGCTTTTAAATAAAACGCGCATTGAGGCTTTTAAGGTTTTAGAATCTATGGGCGCTAAGATAGCCTACATTCATCAGTCTGCCACTTATGAGGAAGTAGGGGATATTGAGGTGCAGGGTGGGGCTTTAAGGGCTATTAAAGTGAGTGAAAAAATCGCGTGGCTCATTGATGAAATCCCAGCCCTTAGTGTGTGCTTTGCTGTGGCAAAAGGGTATAGTGAAGTGCGAAATGCTAAAGAATTAAGAGTAAAAGAGAGCGATAGAATCTATGCTGTGGTGAGCAATCTGCGTGCTATGGGCATTGAGTGCGAGGAGTTTGAAGATGGATTTGGTGTGCATGGCGGGGAGCTTAAAAAGGCTAGGATTAATTCTTTTGGCGACCATCGCATTGCTATGAGTTTTGCTATTGCAGGGCTTAGCTGCGGGGTAGAGATAGAGGATAGTGGCTGTATTGATGTATCTTTCCCTAATTTTTTGGAGCTGCTTTCTCACATCACCAATGTAACTAATTATGGGGAGAAAGTATGA
- a CDS encoding bifunctional anthranilate synthase component II/anthranilate phosphoribosyltransferase, whose protein sequence is MILLIDNYDSFTYNIYQALYCFNFPIKVVRSDKISIDEIRALSPKYIIIGPGPKSPKDAGISIQIVQALQGVYPILGICLGHQAIMAAYGVDIVNAKNIVHGKVEPLHHNQKGLFRHISPLTPIVRYHSLVGKIEQLPDCFEVSAWSADGEIMAIEHKVHNLMGVQFHPESIGTIEGQKMLLNFLHYTREITPIKSYLKSLLRGESLSFKQAYDVMDELTEGNMSDAQIGSMLTSLEIKGVNEEELAGFASVLKQKAIAFSVPLSNEVQLDMVGTGGSAHKTFNVSTTSALLLASSGVKIIKHGNRAITSKSGSADLLQALGVNVNMDLESCKRAYEELGFTFLFAQKFHAAMRFAAPARASLGFKTAFNLIGPLANPANVTHQFIGVFDKAYAEIMARALEILGIKRAMVVSALDGYDEISLCAPTHITELNNGSIKSYVFNPSEVGLSMVSFSELVGGGIEENKCITLDIFHAKKSPKSELVALNTGAALYLAGCAESIKEGYFLAQEIIESKRVLTLLERLKQISNE, encoded by the coding sequence ATGATTCTTTTACCTATAACATTTATCAAGCGCTTTATTGCTTTAATTTCCCCATAAAAGTCGTGCGCAGCGATAAAATTAGCATTGATGAAATTCGCGCGCTAAGTCCTAAGTATATCATCATCGGTCCGGGTCCCAAAAGCCCAAAAGATGCGGGTATTTCTATACAAATCGTGCAAGCATTGCAGGGTGTGTATCCTATTTTGGGCATTTGTCTAGGACATCAGGCGATTATGGCAGCTTATGGCGTGGATATTGTGAATGCTAAAAACATCGTGCATGGCAAGGTTGAGCCATTACATCATAATCAAAAAGGGCTTTTTAGGCATATTAGCCCGCTCACGCCTATTGTGCGTTATCACTCGCTTGTGGGTAAGATAGAGCAGCTCCCAGATTGCTTTGAAGTGAGCGCGTGGAGCGCAGATGGCGAGATTATGGCGATTGAACATAAAGTGCATAATCTTATGGGCGTGCAGTTTCACCCAGAATCTATTGGCACGATTGAGGGTCAAAAAATGTTGTTAAACTTTTTGCATTATACGCGCGAGATTACGCCTATTAAAAGCTATCTTAAAAGCCTTTTGCGTGGGGAAAGTCTAAGCTTTAAGCAAGCCTATGATGTGATGGACGAGCTAACGGAGGGCAATATGAGCGATGCACAAATTGGCAGTATGCTCACAAGCCTTGAGATTAAAGGCGTAAATGAGGAGGAGTTAGCGGGTTTTGCGAGTGTGCTAAAGCAAAAGGCTATTGCTTTTAGTGTGCCACTTAGCAATGAAGTGCAGCTTGATATGGTCGGCACAGGTGGGAGTGCGCATAAAACCTTTAATGTCTCAACCACAAGCGCGCTGCTTTTAGCCAGTAGCGGGGTGAAAATTATTAAGCATGGCAATCGCGCTATTACTTCTAAATCAGGCTCTGCGGACTTGCTGCAGGCACTTGGTGTGAATGTCAATATGGATTTAGAATCTTGCAAGAGGGCGTATGAGGAGCTTGGCTTTACTTTTTTATTTGCGCAAAAATTCCATGCAGCTATGCGCTTTGCAGCGCCTGCTAGGGCGAGCTTGGGCTTTAAGACGGCTTTTAATTTAATCGGTCCTTTAGCAAATCCTGCTAATGTCACGCATCAATTTATTGGCGTTTTTGATAAAGCGTATGCGGAGATTATGGCGCGCGCGTTAGAAATTTTAGGGATAAAAAGGGCTATGGTTGTAAGCGCGCTTGATGGCTATGATGAAATTTCACTTTGCGCGCCTACGCACATTACAGAGCTTAATAATGGCAGCATTAAAAGCTATGTGTTTAATCCTAGCGAGGTGGGACTTTCAATGGTATCTTTTAGTGAGCTTGTAGGCGGGGGGATTGAAGAGAATAAGTGCATCACACTTGATATTTTTCACGCAAAAAAATCGCCAAAATCCGAGCTTGTAGCGCTTAATACTGGTGCTGCGCTCTATCTTGCAGGGTGTGCGGAGAGCATTAAGGAGGGCTATTTTTTAGCCCAAGAGATTATAGAATCTAAGCGCGTTTTAACCCTCCTAGAGCGGCTAAAACAAATAAGCAATGAATAG
- a CDS encoding tetratricopeptide repeat protein: MRLSIALYLSFLINIVNANSLQEAYNAWLDSDFSKAVRLYENICANGDLGACHALGTLYFQGSGVAQNYATSAGYYYKACDGGFKPSCNSLGVLYHYGLGVRQDYEVALGLYHQACVGGYAKACNNLGVMFEEGVGVEQDYKQAGLYYTDACLARNDRACFNIAALLFEGKGIKKDKQKAMEYYGLSCDLGFQEGCDEYKALKLKEKK; encoded by the coding sequence ATGAGACTTTCCATAGCCTTATACTTATCATTCCTTATAAATATAGTAAATGCTAATAGCCTGCAAGAGGCGTATAACGCGTGGCTTGATAGTGATTTTAGCAAGGCTGTGCGCTTATATGAAAATATCTGCGCTAATGGCGATTTGGGCGCGTGCCACGCACTTGGGACATTATATTTTCAAGGCAGCGGTGTGGCGCAAAACTATGCAACAAGCGCTGGATATTACTATAAGGCTTGCGATGGTGGCTTTAAGCCCTCATGCAACTCACTTGGCGTGCTATATCATTATGGTTTAGGCGTGCGACAAGACTATGAGGTAGCGCTAGGGCTGTATCATCAAGCATGCGTTGGTGGCTACGCAAAAGCGTGCAATAATTTAGGCGTGATGTTTGAAGAGGGCGTAGGCGTAGAGCAAGATTACAAGCAAGCCGGATTATATTATACCGATGCATGCTTAGCTAGAAATGATAGAGCCTGCTTTAATATCGCCGCACTGCTCTTTGAGGGCAAGGGAATAAAAAAGGATAAGCAAAAGGCTATGGAATACTATGGCTTATCGTGTGATTTAGGCTTTCAAGAGGGCTGCGATGAATACAAGGCACTAAAACTCAAGGAGAAAAAATGA
- the traF gene encoding conjugal transfer protein TraF: MTSLKKICVFSLVWVVSGFGLEFGTMGNAAAGMGGAGVAVRDSAWGLYYNPALLGADRRSKFGYSFGVQFKEQNLLQLATIDTAALEDLPAKLTSQLTGSGSGGTNVTIGGTNVSGALGGTLNALFPNSNGNITVDNVKDLASEVTGNTQTCVDMTACWDSITGTDALAKLKDKLSSAATEGGSPLVGSIINGVEPDKLVEIMKEASSGNFDANTMLKQVGKITIAKGADSVIDKLLNDFGVIDSALKGNDVNITTQNGFVFQIAGDKKTRRVENDAIGSIEIQEIDSGRGAVGIGLFASAFSNASAQIDPNNNQLIFDLGGKYYQASIDGNSVTLQYLPNQNNLNGSIMNEQANHVLYANALAIVEVPVGYGHTLFTPVGDINVGLAVKFMQAMGYGQNLSFSVGKTPSVSVSMDDMDIAQTFGLDLGVLWTPRFLQNLHLGLVAKNLNAPVIKRTGGLPNTTLNRQLRAGVSYEMLDFLTFAFDADILPNDTLSLSSPKSQFIGGGVMANFKAVDFRLGAMQDMRSKAGEGIILTGGVNILGFLDVALQYGLGQNVVVEGINVSNYMSLRVGGQFSF; the protein is encoded by the coding sequence ATGACTTCGCTTAAAAAGATTTGTGTATTTTCGTTGGTGTGGGTAGTTAGTGGCTTTGGTTTAGAGTTTGGCACTATGGGAAATGCTGCTGCTGGTATGGGCGGTGCAGGCGTGGCGGTTAGAGATTCTGCATGGGGACTTTATTATAATCCCGCGCTTTTAGGCGCAGATAGACGCTCAAAGTTTGGATATAGCTTTGGCGTGCAGTTTAAGGAGCAAAATCTCTTGCAGCTAGCGACCATTGATACAGCAGCGCTAGAGGATTTGCCCGCTAAGCTCACTAGTCAGCTCACAGGTAGCGGCAGTGGCGGCACGAATGTAACTATTGGCGGCACAAATGTGAGCGGTGCTTTAGGTGGGACTTTAAATGCGCTCTTTCCAAATAGCAATGGCAATATCACGGTGGATAATGTCAAAGATTTAGCTAGTGAAGTAACAGGTAATACACAAACTTGTGTCGATATGACAGCTTGCTGGGATAGCATAACTGGCACAGATGCGCTAGCAAAGCTAAAAGATAAGCTCTCAAGCGCAGCCACAGAGGGAGGAAGCCCGCTTGTTGGGAGTATTATTAATGGTGTAGAGCCTGATAAGCTTGTAGAGATTATGAAAGAAGCCTCAAGCGGTAATTTTGATGCAAATACTATGCTTAAGCAGGTGGGTAAAATCACTATTGCAAAGGGTGCAGATTCTGTAATTGATAAGCTTTTAAATGATTTTGGCGTGATTGATAGCGCGCTTAAGGGCAATGATGTGAATATCACTACTCAAAATGGCTTTGTGTTTCAAATTGCGGGGGATAAAAAAACAAGGCGCGTGGAGAATGACGCCATAGGCAGCATAGAAATTCAAGAGATAGATTCTGGGCGCGGGGCTGTGGGTATAGGGCTATTTGCCTCCGCTTTTAGTAATGCAAGCGCGCAGATTGACCCTAATAATAACCAACTTATTTTTGATTTAGGCGGGAAGTATTATCAAGCTAGCATTGATGGCAATAGCGTAACGCTTCAATATTTGCCAAATCAGAATAATCTTAATGGCTCGATTATGAATGAGCAGGCTAATCATGTATTGTATGCTAATGCGCTAGCTATTGTGGAAGTGCCTGTAGGCTATGGACATACGCTTTTCACGCCTGTGGGGGATATAAATGTGGGATTGGCTGTTAAATTTATGCAGGCTATGGGCTATGGGCAAAATCTTAGCTTTTCTGTAGGGAAAACGCCAAGTGTAAGTGTGAGTATGGACGATATGGATATAGCGCAGACTTTTGGGCTAGATTTGGGCGTGCTATGGACACCGCGTTTTTTACAGAATCTACATCTTGGACTGGTAGCAAAAAATCTTAACGCGCCTGTGATTAAGCGCACAGGAGGCTTACCAAATACTACGCTAAATCGTCAGTTGCGTGCAGGTGTTAGCTATGAAATGCTTGATTTTCTTACCTTTGCCTTTGATGCGGATATTTTGCCAAATGATACACTCTCCCTCTCAAGCCCTAAGAGTCAGTTTATTGGGGGAGGAGTTATGGCAAACTTCAAGGCTGTGGATTTTAGGCTAGGGGCTATGCAGGATATGCGCTCTAAAGCAGGGGAGGGCATTATTCTTACAGGCGGAGTGAATATTCTAGGCTTTCTTGATGTGGCGCTGCAGTATGGGCTAGGGCAAAATGTCGTGGTTGAGGGCATAAATGTGTCAAATTATATGAGCTTGCGCGTAGGTGGGCAATTTAGTTTCTAA
- a CDS encoding flagellar basal body P-ring protein FlgI: MKKIEFRAISSIAWLLMLCASWLYGQKINELAQIVGMRSNSLVGYGLVIGLNGTGDKSGSKFTMQSIANMLESVNVKLSASDIKSKNVAAVMVTASLPPFARQGDKIDILVSSIGDAKSINGGTLVMTPLSGVDGNIYALAQGNIILGESASALSGTIVGGASVEREINYNLASQESATLSLKSADLQNAIKVQEAINEVFGDLVATAIDARTIKLKKPAQFSMVEFLAFIEEIEIDPSRKERIIIDEKSGTIVAGVGITIEPVVVTHGDITIKISNESVQDPDALTLEDGTIMSKAQGTIASTDGTKPTVSSVVKALQKMGATPRNVISILESIKKSGALNAEIEVM, from the coding sequence ATGAAAAAGATAGAATTTAGAGCAATAAGCAGTATAGCATGGCTTTTAATGCTGTGCGCGAGCTGGCTTTATGGGCAGAAAATCAATGAACTAGCGCAAATTGTAGGTATGCGCAGCAATAGTTTAGTGGGCTATGGCTTAGTGATTGGCTTAAATGGCACTGGGGATAAAAGCGGCTCAAAATTTACTATGCAAAGCATTGCAAATATGCTAGAGAGCGTAAATGTCAAGCTCTCCGCAAGTGATATCAAATCAAAAAATGTAGCTGCGGTAATGGTTACAGCCTCTTTGCCGCCTTTTGCAAGGCAGGGCGATAAGATTGATATTTTAGTATCTTCTATTGGCGATGCGAAGTCTATAAATGGCGGCACGCTGGTGATGACGCCTTTAAGTGGGGTTGATGGTAATATTTATGCGCTCGCGCAGGGCAATATCATTTTGGGGGAGAGCGCAAGCGCGCTATCTGGAACGATTGTGGGCGGAGCAAGTGTGGAAAGGGAGATAAATTATAATCTAGCCTCCCAAGAGAGCGCGACTTTAAGCCTAAAAAGTGCGGATTTGCAAAATGCTATTAAAGTGCAGGAAGCTATAAATGAGGTATTTGGCGATTTAGTCGCTACAGCCATTGATGCACGCACTATTAAGCTTAAAAAGCCCGCACAATTTAGTATGGTGGAGTTTTTGGCTTTTATTGAAGAAATTGAGATTGACCCATCGCGCAAGGAGCGCATAATTATCGATGAGAAGTCTGGCACGATTGTAGCGGGAGTAGGCATTACTATTGAACCTGTGGTGGTAACGCATGGGGATATTACCATTAAAATTTCTAATGAAAGCGTGCAAGACCCCGATGCACTCACCCTTGAAGATGGCACAATTATGAGCAAGGCTCAAGGCACGATTGCAAGCACAGATGGCACAAAGCCCACTGTTTCAAGCGTGGTCAAAGCATTGCAAAAAATGGGCGCAACGCCGCGCAATGTGATTTCAATTTTAGAGAGTATTAAAAAATCTGGCGCGCTTAATGCTGAAATTGAAGTGATGTAG
- a CDS encoding zinc ribbon domain-containing protein encodes MGTVSVFMLECFVVALAFFINLVIGCFISALVMYGIFFAKRKWIRYLCSIIIIVILLCCMLQIFAFIVGSDVAMLIGLIISALELFIGYKIAQRYHRKKSRNTNTETSGAANGNVTNIETIEPETTSMRDRIYCIHCGTENEKVANFCGKCGKKILD; translated from the coding sequence GTGGGTACCGTGAGTGTATTTATGTTGGAGTGCTTTGTCGTAGCTCTTGCTTTTTTTATAAATCTTGTGATTGGTTGTTTCATAAGTGCGCTCGTAATGTATGGGATTTTTTTTGCAAAAAGAAAATGGATAAGGTATCTATGCAGCATTATCATCATTGTCATCTTGTTGTGTTGTATGCTTCAGATTTTTGCGTTTATAGTTGGGTCTGATGTAGCTATGCTTATTGGGCTCATTATATCTGCTTTAGAACTTTTTATTGGTTATAAAATAGCACAGAGGTATCATAGGAAGAAATCGCGGAACACTAATACAGAAACCAGTGGGGCTGCAAATGGTAATGTTACAAATATTGAAACCATAGAACCAGAGACTACTAGCATGCGAGATAGAATTTATTGTATCCATTGTGGCACAGAGAATGAAAAAGTTGCAAACTTTTGTGGAAAATGTGGCAAAAAGATTCTAGATTAG
- a CDS encoding rod-binding protein, which yields MQQLDTSMALMHYNKAKDALNIASKQSSEQKEDAKLREQTDNFESLLLKTMLELAIKNDDTLYPKQPGSDIYHSMYIEQLSQSLSGSFGYSELLFNFLKEQQNMGLAKKGVKNPYGISKQPH from the coding sequence ATGCAGCAGCTTGATACATCAATGGCGCTTATGCATTATAATAAAGCAAAAGATGCGCTAAATATTGCGAGTAAGCAAAGCAGCGAGCAAAAAGAAGATGCAAAATTAAGGGAGCAAACTGATAATTTTGAATCTTTGCTGCTTAAAACCATGCTTGAGCTTGCTATAAAAAATGATGATACGCTCTATCCTAAGCAGCCCGGTAGCGATATTTATCATTCTATGTATATTGAGCAATTAAGCCAAAGCTTAAGCGGAAGTTTTGGATATAGTGAGTTATTATTTAATTTTTTAAAAGAGCAGCAAAATATGGGCTTGGCTAAAAAAGGAGTAAAAAATCCTTATGGAATATCAAAACAGCCTCATTAA
- a CDS encoding 4-hydroxy-3-methylbut-2-enyl diphosphate reductase — MKVKVAKKYGFCFGVKRAIQIAERNRHATTFGPLIHNAKEIERLQKDFDVSLSETLAQAQDSKSVIVRTHGITKGDLQTLKSQQIRIVDATCPFVTKPQNIVEKMSQENYQIIIFGDSNHPEVKGVASYGENVIIVAKLEELYDLTFSKKVALVSQTTKQPEQFGKIAAYLASRVNECRVFNTICNATFENQSAVDELSQEVDIMIIVGGKNSSNTKQLLKIAQTHCADSYLVEDENELDSMWFHNKTLCGITAGASTPDWIIQRVQAKIEQI; from the coding sequence ATGAAAGTAAAAGTGGCAAAAAAATATGGATTTTGCTTTGGGGTAAAGCGCGCCATTCAAATTGCCGAGCGCAATAGGCACGCTACGACCTTTGGACCTTTAATACATAATGCTAAAGAAATTGAGCGATTGCAAAAGGATTTTGATGTAAGTTTAAGTGAGACGCTCGCTCAAGCTCAAGATTCTAAAAGCGTGATTGTGCGCACGCATGGCATTACCAAAGGTGATTTGCAAACGCTAAAATCCCAGCAAATACGCATAGTAGATGCGACTTGTCCCTTTGTTACAAAGCCGCAAAATATTGTAGAAAAAATGTCGCAGGAAAATTATCAAATCATTATCTTTGGCGATAGTAATCACCCCGAAGTAAAGGGCGTGGCAAGCTATGGGGAGAATGTGATTATTGTAGCAAAGCTTGAGGAGCTTTATGATTTGACATTTAGTAAAAAAGTAGCGCTTGTCTCCCAAACAACCAAGCAGCCAGAGCAGTTTGGCAAGATTGCAGCTTATCTTGCTTCAAGGGTGAATGAATGTCGCGTGTTTAATACCATTTGCAATGCGACATTTGAAAATCAATCCGCAGTCGATGAGCTAAGCCAAGAAGTGGATATTATGATTATTGTGGGGGGGAAAAACTCTTCAAACACAAAGCAGCTGCTTAAAATCGCCCAAACACACTGCGCGGATAGCTATTTGGTAGAAGATGAAAATGAGCTAGATTCTATGTGGTTTCATAATAAAACATTATGCGGGATAACTGCGGGAGCTTCTACGCCTGATTGGATTATACAACGTGTGCAGGCAAAAATAGAACAAATTTAG
- a CDS encoding tetratricopeptide repeat protein, giving the protein MRIFLALGAICAFTFGAWLADESMDNYESPDMQKRVAPYVENCNNGLASDCYFAAHEYMKGENGVQWYAKAAYYYKLACDGNVLKACSNLGILYQNGLGVKQNYGMSIQLYKFACSRFEPDGCNNLGVLSQEGKFVSKSYDDALKLYERACSGGSVAGCMNLGDMYAKGLGVQKSRQAALSFYAQACYLGLQQGCDAYRELN; this is encoded by the coding sequence ATGAGAATCTTCCTCGCACTTGGCGCAATATGTGCTTTCACTTTTGGCGCGTGGCTGGCTGATGAGAGTATGGATAACTATGAAAGCCCTGATATGCAAAAGCGTGTAGCACCATATGTAGAGAATTGCAATAATGGCTTAGCAAGCGATTGCTACTTTGCTGCGCATGAATATATGAAAGGTGAAAATGGCGTGCAGTGGTATGCAAAGGCGGCATATTATTATAAACTTGCTTGCGATGGCAATGTGCTAAAAGCCTGCAGTAATCTTGGCATTTTATACCAAAACGGGCTAGGCGTGAAGCAAAATTATGGTATGAGCATACAGCTGTATAAATTTGCTTGCTCACGCTTTGAGCCTGATGGGTGCAATAATTTAGGCGTGCTTTCACAGGAGGGGAAATTTGTGAGTAAAAGCTATGATGATGCGCTTAAACTCTATGAGCGCGCATGCAGTGGCGGAAGTGTGGCGGGGTGTATGAATCTTGGCGATATGTATGCCAAAGGTCTAGGCGTGCAAAAAAGCAGGCAAGCCGCGCTTAGCTTTTACGCACAGGCGTGCTATTTAGGATTACAACAAGGTTGTGATGCCTATCGCGAGCTTAATTGA
- a CDS encoding sensor histidine kinase, whose translation MEYQNSLINPDILERLNSDDKSVLLESLATLIQSTYGTEEEFKKLQNDFNSLKALYEWVLELIPQALWVIESNGEIFYQNAEASKLENMLKDITHLCDGEHEVEYLGQSYLLQKSTKNDKKVMSVTNITNQKRQERLASMGQVSAHLAHEIRNPIGSISLLTSSLLKRGDERVQPLVLEIKKALWRVERLINATLLFTKGVKANRQLRTLGDFEDDLYNSVGYYTYSKPICFEFDLGDKQRQILSDFDLMSIVLQNFLSNAIDAIEEGECEEGLVVVKFSDEGEEWCFSFSDNGRAIMDKNILFEPFKTTKLKGNGLGLALCQQIVSAHNGTICLDEHTKTFFVKIAKI comes from the coding sequence ATGGAATATCAAAACAGCCTCATTAATCCTGATATTTTAGAGCGTTTAAATAGCGATGATAAAAGTGTGCTTTTAGAATCGTTAGCCACTTTAATCCAAAGCACTTATGGCACAGAAGAAGAGTTTAAAAAACTACAAAATGATTTTAATAGCCTAAAGGCTTTGTATGAATGGGTGCTTGAGCTTATTCCGCAGGCTTTGTGGGTGATAGAATCTAATGGAGAGATTTTCTATCAAAACGCAGAGGCAAGCAAGCTTGAAAATATGCTTAAAGACATCACGCATTTATGCGATGGCGAACATGAAGTTGAATATCTTGGGCAATCTTACCTCCTGCAAAAAAGCACTAAAAATGATAAAAAAGTGATGAGTGTGACAAACATCACTAATCAAAAAAGGCAAGAGCGCCTAGCCTCTATGGGGCAGGTCTCTGCCCATTTAGCTCACGAAATCCGCAATCCCATAGGCTCTATATCTTTGCTTACTTCAAGTTTATTGAAGCGCGGTGATGAGCGCGTGCAGCCTTTAGTGCTTGAGATAAAAAAGGCTTTGTGGCGCGTAGAGCGGCTTATAAATGCTACCTTGCTTTTTACAAAGGGCGTAAAGGCAAATAGGCAGCTTCGCACGCTTGGGGATTTTGAAGATGATTTATATAATAGCGTGGGTTACTACACTTATTCTAAGCCTATTTGTTTTGAGTTTGATTTAGGCGATAAGCAAAGGCAGATTTTGAGCGATTTTGATTTAATGAGCATTGTGCTGCAAAATTTTCTATCAAATGCTATTGATGCCATTGAGGAGGGCGAGTGCGAGGAAGGGCTTGTGGTGGTGAAGTTTAGCGATGAGGGGGAGGAGTGGTGCTTTAGCTTTAGCGATAATGGGCGCGCGATTATGGATAAAAATATTTTATTTGAACCTTTTAAGACTACAAAGCTTAAGGGCAATGGCTTAGGGCTAGCTTTGTGTCAGCAGATTGTAAGCGCGCATAATGGCACTATTTGCCTTGATGAGCATACAAAAACCTTTTTTGTTAAGATTGCAAAAATCTAA